The DNA region ttctgattttgtttaaaaatccgtttttatattcatgtcAAGTCTTTCGAACAAATAACTGACTGTAAGAGTTTATTTGTGTCTGTGGGCTGTTATCAAATCTTGTACAAAATaccatttatataaattttatcaaaataattttaaaatataacgCACTCATATTGTTTATAAGGCATTGTGCAatgtaaatttcaacattttattgaaaataaaacaagtaTGTATAAGCAGTATTCACActgaatgtatttttatattctgATATGGATACAATCAAcgttaaatataatataatgatttctCACGTTGTGACAGAAGATGTTATTAATTTAAGAACGCGACCCATTTTCATTATAAAGGACAGATCCACAATAAACTACAGCTAAGCTAGTATCATGCAACAGACCCAAATGGATCCCAAACTTGCTTTCGAATGTAGTACAGTTGTAGAATTTCAGTCTCGAGCATCTTCGATCCTTTTTTTCATACGTATTCTGATCAACCGATACTTTTTGACGCTTTTAAGTTTTGACGCCAACGCTTCCAGCATACAAATATCCAGACAGTATGGGTCACTGGATTTCAAAATCACCCACTTCTTCCAACTTAAACAAATTCGTTATAGTAACTATCAGTGTGTCGTAGCTTTAGTTTCTAACACTGAGGAATATTGTAAAGCGacaaagttgtttttttcaacCAATCCACTGAAATTAACAAGAGAGATTTTTGGTAACTTGGCTTGTCATATGTTGTTAACAGTGTTTACTCAGTGAGATGCTGTATATATCAGTCAAAAGGTTAAACTTGATTTTTTGTCTGGCCTTAGATGGGATTGTTTCCTGGCGATTTTAACTGTTTTAATCAGAAATATCGCCAGCATGTAACATTATGCCACAAATGATTGTTTGGTTGCAGGAACATTTCCAAATTGATAGACAAATCAAAGTAAACGTCCCAAATGACACCCCAACATTATTGCGTAACGTAACTTTACAAAGCATGAAATACAATGAACTTTCATAAATTAAAATACGTCCCTTACATAGAAAAGGAAACAGAAAAACGAAACGTCCATGCAGCATCTCTGTAACCTTGGTAACGCACTGAAATAATGAGTTATTTATAGACTAGGCGTTATGGCGACCGCGGTGGAGAGGAAGGCAGCAGCAGAAGTTGCTGAAATCGCTAGACGTTTACAAGAAGCCAAGGGAAATGGTGTCCTGAGTAAGTTTTATATCATATAGTGTTAGGAGTCCATTATGGTGGACTTGTGAAATAACAAAACACCTGCATTTATTGGTAATGTGTACAACTGCCTAGTAAAAAATTTGTTAAGattgttatatttatagtaacaacTGAGCTACACGTGAGGTGCATACGCCAACATCAACTACACACGTGTTAGTGGTATACATACTTCACTTAGTCTGTAGATGTGTCGATACAGTACTGCTTGTATTTATGTTTATTGTTACTTGGCATTTTCCATCATGACACGAGTTGTCAAAGATATCACAATCTTATGAGGAATGCTAGAGTTGTCCAATTCAAAATaagtatgtatttttatgtaattatgtacTGTTGTAGATTTGTGTGACTGTGGTCTGATGAAGATACCTGATGCTATTTACATGGTATTAATGGGTACGCCCATACAAGGATGTGATCTATCAAAGAACCAGTTACAAAAAGTGCCGCCAAAGTTACCCGCCAAATTCAATCAACTCCGAGGTATTAAATAATGTCTTAAATATCTACTGGTTTACTGCCGTGGCATCGATGTATTTCTATCAGAAAAGTTTATGTCATAAAATCTCTAAATAGTTAATTAAATTATTGACGAAGAATACAATAcgtattgcataaaatataccTGAGGACAAAAGATAACGTTTTATCAGCATATGTACTGTGCATAAAGAAACTGTACTTTTTGTAATTACAAGACAATATTGCAACAAGAAACAATGGCCGTTATAGTATTGCACAACAGTATCCAACAATTAAAAAATCATACACCGTATTTAAGAAATTCATGTCGTTGTTTGTGTAATTGTTTTAGATCTGAATCTCAGTGGAAACTCCATATCAGAGTTACCAGGAGAAATCCTGTTGATGTCGGAGTTGAACTGTTTAGACCTATCATCAAATCGCCTCCGTGAAGTACCACAACCTGTTTACAGTCTTGCCAATTTAAAGGTTCTGAGGATAATGAAAAACGCTATCTCAGGTATGTACTCCTACTTGTCATGAGTGCAGATCTCACAGTGCATGCAGTCTGTAAATCCGATTCCGTTAAAAAGTGACGAAAAAATACATACCATCGTCATAAGTAAGACATTCATCAGGAAATACTGACACAGATACCGTACCACAATAATCAATAAATGACGCCATAATACCATAACTTCATggatatttttataaagaagtGTTGGTCCGAAGAAGAGTACTATAGTGTTGCACATAAACAGTTTTGATGAAGACTTATAGATTTGACCCACAATAGAAATAAAACCCATTCTATATCTCCGTTTAACGAGggaaaatataagcaaatacCTTTGTATGTTGACCTCTGTAAAAGGTCATGGAAAACAGAACCAGGTGCTCCGGAATGTAAGCGTTCTTTACTTCACCGACCACACTCGTCAAAGAAATCCAGATCAAATGCCCGCTAAGTCATGGAACCAAATGACATTGAAACGTTATGGCATAACAATGACATAAATCGCCTAATATCCGACATCATAAACACTTATCTATCTAAGACCcaatcattaatttttttacgATACAATTAGTTACTGTGAATCCAAAGAATCGATTTGTTACAAAAATGCATTCATTATAAGGTTGCATCATCTAAAGCAGTTTCGGAGTTTTAATTCTATCATAGTCAGCAAGAATAGTTTTTACAAGTctatttttattcataaaatacTATTATAGTagctattacatgtatatttttatctgttgtatttatattttagatgcttgttatatttttgtcaatttcttgatttaattgttttactTAGTAAGAttgattgtatttattttgAGGCGttgcttttgattttgtcatgATGTGTCAGAAGAaattactttcatttgtttCACTTTCAGAAATTGATGTTGGCAAACTACTTCAAATGCCTTCTCTCCAGGAAGTTGATCTCAGGGGCAACCCCCTGTCACCGGAAGTCAAGGATAGCCTGCTCGAGACAAGATTCCACGTTCAATTTGATGACATCGATGATGAAGAAAGCATGAGCGTGGATTGAATCatggtttatattatattttgagaAAATGTGTTTTGTCTGCTTGCATCTCCATGAACAAATGTGAAAAAGTTTCCTACAGTCGATCATCAATCGTTATATTTCTTACTATTACATTGTACGTTTAATTTTTTATGTGATTAACTTAAAATCTTGTCTGAGTAAATATTTAAGATTCCACTTCCATGCTTTTTGAACAATTATTTGATTTACGATTTCCATATATGTTCTAAATTAAATGATTGACTTATTTATCACGTTTATAAAAATGCTATTTATCTGCAATAATCTCCAtctttatgtttttaaaatgctttttattatgtaaatataaatttttgTTAACGTTATTGATGTGTTGATGCcataaataagatatttatcaAATGGTCTATATCTGTGATGTTGagtattataaatgtaaatatagtttaCCTTTATATAAATCTTTATCACACCAGCTTTTAATGTAACtgtttttgttaataaatatttcatttattgacATTCATGTTCTGTTTATGAAAGTAAATATAATCCTCGACAATTTTAACCCTTTATAATCCGAAAAGAAGAAACATCTTTctgttttttaaaaatcaatcaCTAAAAGtaaaattgacaataaaatgACGACTTTTACCACATTCgattaatttattataaagATTTCATTAAAGCTTTTTATCAAATTTCTCACTACAAACGTTGAAATGCAAATGTATTCTTCACCTGTTACGGGTACTAAATACTGCCAGAATGATTCCGTCACACGATGGGCCATACAGCCGCTATGTATTTAGTACCAATGTGTCCATGCTGATAGTTACACTATCACTGGATTACCTCCACCTTGAAGCGACTCCACTACCATGTCATCAAACATGTCTGGATTGTTGACATATCCATCCATTGTCTGGTCATACGTTGACCCAATAACAACGGGTTGTACACTATCAATATCATTAGATAAATCGTTTGGCAAATCATAGGAATCCGGCCCAGTTTCATATACTGCtaaattttcttcattttcatttgaattttcttTACTCTCCTCGCTTCCAGAATTACCCTCGATTTCATCGACCACCTTTTCAAGGAATTCATCTGAACTTTCGTCATCAGATTTTTGGAATCCTAGTTTTGCTAATAATTCGTAGTTAATTTCATCGCTGTCTCGGCTGTCCGCACTGACTCCCATGATTTCACTCAATTCACCCAGCACTTGATCCGGATCATCAATACCAGATAGGTCTATTCCGAATTTTTCGTTGACATGACTTTTCAATGCATTAACAAATTCttcctcatcatcatcttccTCCTCTTGGTCATCGTcgtcattttcatcatcatttGTGTCGTCATGGAATGTCTCCTCCGATACATCATCGGGAATATCGTCTACGACATCCtcatcgtcgtcgtcatccTCCTCCGATAAGTCTACTTCATTTGAGTGTAAGTCATCGTCATCcgtttcatcatcatcatcatcatcatcatcatcatcatcatcatcaccatcatcatcaccatcagtTTCATCACTCGAAATATCttcttcttcatcatcatcatcattatcatcatcatcattatcatcatcatcatcatcatcagttTCAGCACTCGAAACATCTTCCTCCTCAACATCATCATCTGCAGCTACATCCAATTCGTTTGATTGCATATCATCATCGTCATTAGCCTCGTCATTTAGTGATAATTCTGAACTAACATCATCTTCCATCGCCATTGTCTCCTCTTCATCTACCTCGTCTTCGTCAGTATTGTCATCATCGACTGCTTCTGCAGATAATTCTGCATCGTCGCCGTCATTGTCTAGATCAGCCTCTGAAAATACTTCCGCGCTTTGGGTATCCTCATTTTCAACGTCATCTACTGCGACTTCATTTGATTTAATGTCATCAACATTTCCAACTAACTCATCTTCCATAGCGTTTAAATCGTCATTGTCGTCGTCAATGTTTTCTTCGGTACTGTCTTGTGCTAATACTTCAGCCTCATTATCTTTATCTATAGAGTTGTTACCATTTTCCTCCTCTTCCATGTCATCAACATCTTCTTCCGAAGGTTCTAGTTCAGCAATTTCTTCCTCGTCTACATCATTTGCAACATCTTCATCGTCATCTTCCAAAGGTT from Argopecten irradians isolate NY chromosome 5, Ai_NY, whole genome shotgun sequence includes:
- the LOC138323350 gene encoding leucine-rich repeat-containing protein 20-like, whose translation is MATAVERKAAAEVAEIARRLQEAKGNGVLNLCDCGLMKIPDAIYMVLMGTPIQGCDLSKNQLQKVPPKLPAKFNQLRDLNLSGNSISELPGEILLMSELNCLDLSSNRLREVPQPVYSLANLKVLRIMKNAISEIDVGKLLQMPSLQEVDLRGNPLSPEVKDSLLETRFHVQFDDIDDEESMSVD